The genomic stretch AAAATGCTTTAATAGTACTTGGGAGTAAGTTGTTAGTTGTTAGCGATTGCTGTTGTTACAGAGGCACATTCGAGGAATAAAGAAGAGTCAACCAAGAGTGTTAGAGTTGATTTCTGTTCCCCCAAAACGTTTTCTCTAACAACATCCGGCTTCAAATCTAATGACACTGGTTTGACacttttaaaatgaaatattaaagTGTCATTCTCTTTGGACTCCGTCTCATCAGTTGCTGTGAAAGAGAACCTCTTTAAACAGGCTTTCTTACTTCCTCTCATTAATAATTGACTGAAAATAAATCAACATTTTTATACTGTTTACTTAAAACTGCGAATAGACAAAACATCTGGAGAAACGTTGGTATACAGTTGTTGCCATTTGAGCGGTTCGACAAATCTTCAGATCAGTTTTGTGTAAAAACTTCTCTACCAGGCCTCTCTGTTGCTGATTATAACAAAGTAAGCTGTTTGTTGAATCCTTTTAAGATTTCCTTATACCAACCTGTAAATCGAGAGTACACTTagagtttgtatttttttataagtgctTCCTAGTTCATAATGTGTTTTTACGGCATGCACCATAAAAGATAGGGTTCGTCACATTTTCAGAAAGAGCCGTTTCATCAGTAGTGTATTTTCATCATCGCTGAGTAATTAATCAACTGAGTAACAAGCCACTTAAACCCATTCACAGTTTTCCCCGAGTTTTCATTTTGCAATGCGAAAATGTGATGAGTTCTTAATTTTTCAGTGGCTGTCTCACCACAACAGAAGTTTGTTGAACTAGCCGGGCTATACCCAAAGATCATTAGGTTGTGAATCAGTTGGCTGAGTTTTTCAATTTGGGCACCAAGTAATTAACGGTTAATACACGAAATTCAACGTTAAAACTCTTCATTTTGCAACTTTTCGGAGTCCGGTCATGAAACCATTATCAAGCAATGCAAGCGAGTGAAATTTATACGGACACAGctataacatacatgtaattttgtcAGAGGGGATCTGCCTAAACATTTAGGGTAGTCGAATTTCTCCATGAATATCATTTCAAGAATCAAGCAAATGATATTTCTGTTTCACTTTTCTGGAACACTAAACTGAGTTCATAGCTTTTAGATTATCAAGCACAAATTAAAGGCATGTTTGTTCTTTACGAATGCTAAAGGACAGTTTTTTGCGCCCTATTTGACACCGCTCACGGTGGCGATGTCCTGTATTTATTACTGACCAACAAAGCTCGCATCCTAAAAACTAAGTTTGAATTTATCCACAAGCTCATCTTCAATAGAGGAAATTTAATCGATTATAGAAAGAGCTTTCGATGAACATATTTTAAGCGCGGAAAATTCCCTCAAGTAGCACCTTCTGAAGAAGTGCAATTTTGAGGTTCTCCCAGGGGGAACAAGAGAACGTAGCTAAAATTTTATGAACTGaggaacaggggaacaaagaCATATCTTAGGAAACAAGGGAACTTAAGCCATttcagggatcaaaaagctgaaaacaattttggaagtactttcgggaacaagggaacacaagcaaatctTTCAAGGAACAAACACCcttcaattttaattaattcagTACACTAAATGAAAGAAGGTTAACCGGTTCCTAAGTAATCTTGAGACCATCTTTACCAGAAACGACTCAAGACCATATAACCTTGGAAACTTGGACTTTGATCAGTATTCTAACTTACAGTTAGGAGTTTAAGAAAAGACGACAGCTACGGCAACGATAACGCTATAGAACAGTTATATGATGGTTAAAGGTGGAAGAATAATCTTGCTGCAAGTGCAGcaagcattttagcacatattttccGGTACTTTGCATAACAACGGGGTTATGTTATGTTTAACGCTAGGTAGCTCGTGGACTCTTGCACAAAGGAAATCATATCaaacaagaggctctaagtagcctatactcatgcgctgccaggttatttgtacttttatttacagtttaataataataataataataataataatgatgatgatgatgatgatgatgatgattatgatgataacagtaataactttattgtacactACAAAAAGaggtatataggtgttacaagaatctatttgagagaagttgctctttatcatgtgagttcattgacctatgTTTTACGGATATTTCCGAGTCACGGGAGAAGCAAGCGCTGAGACACACACACTTCAGGTACCAGTTAATGCCCAAGCCATTTGTGGGTTGTGGATTGTATTTTCCCAACCACATTGCCTCCATTTTTGATCTGTCTACTTCCAATCCCGAACAACTTTTAAAAGCCTCTAATTTCTCAGGAAGTTTTACAACTGAATCTATGTCTCGCACAAAACAGGAggtgtcgtctgcatattgTGAAAGCTTATACTCCCTCCCCTTTAGTTAATATTTATACCCATTCTCACGGACTGGTCATTTCTTCTTGAACTTGATAAAATTTCAACAGCAATAGCGGCTTAGTTTGTTTTGGGgaaattcttaaatgaaaatgccaccagaaaaaaataccttaacgatctataaaaagaaatgacgaaaaacatgcttttttagctgtaggaaaggtgctaacaatattgttgctgtcaagaaacttttagtgtaatttctggtgtgaaatttgcaggaaacctaactacTTTTGACCTCTTCATGTCTTCGATCGTACGGTAAAAAAATTGGGGCTAAACTGTCatgtacggtagctgttgtgtatcaaAACCACTTGTCAAAAATagttttttcaaatcctttccccaAAAAAACGCTGAAATGGTGAATCTCAAGAAACCGGACttagatttaatccgaagtatcctcctcgagtgtgaatactttggattcatgatccgtttttggattttgccCAAAAAAGCGCAAAATAcatttttggattcaagaatccgttttcggattttcccaaaaaaacgcaccctatATGTCAAATTTAGAGGCACGCTGTTCCATCCGAAATCTAATGGCACTGCTTCAGTGACATTTTTTAAATGGGAATAATATTAAAACACCATCCTTTTTAGATTCGGTCCCACCAGTTGCCGTGAAACGTGCTTTCTTCGGCTTTCTTCTCATAaataattgattaaaaatagaGTAAATGTTTGTGCCTTTTAAAACGACAGGAAAACACCTTGGCAGTTGTTCCCGTCTGTGCGGCTTGAAAAATCTGAAGATTTTTGTATCGAACTTCTCTCTACCAGGTCTCTCTGTTGGTGATTATAACAAATACCTCAGTGGTCGCGAGTGCACTCACTGAGACGTTAACCGTTAATTGCTCGGTGCCCATATTGAAACTCTCAGTCCGATTTATTCCGTGATAACCTGACAAACTTTGAGTATAAGCCGGTTCGTTCAACAAACTTCTGTTGTGGTGAAACAATGAAAAGTTAATTAATCAGCGCGTCTTCAGGCTACAaaaattagggactttaagatcttcgacgcggtcgtcaacgagaacgccaagAAACAActacaatatcattggttaaaagaggaaaataatcgtgctgcacgtgcgttacgcattttagcagatattcGTGCAgtgctctgcacaacaacgataTAACTGTGCAAAGATATTTTTTGAGGTGGCGTTTTCGTTGACTTGGCCGTTGCAGATGTGAAAGTCCCTAAGGCACTCCATGAGATATCTCGGCCCCTTGTTGTAGTCAAAACTGGCCcagtaatgaaagaaatgtagacACAACAGCAGCTGCACCGCATGCCATTCACGTAAAACGTAGAATAACGTTGTCACGAAATTTTGTGCTGGCAGCCACGTATTAAAAGTGACTAAATTTTACAAAGCTGACAATTCGAGGGTTACCCCCTTGTAATATCTGCTCTAGACGAAGGAATGACCAACACTTGAAAAGTCCGCATTTTAGTTTGGACAATCCGGGTTATCCTGCCAAATTCTCGTGTTTCAAGCAGCCATCGGCGAAGCACCAGATGTTCTTGAAAAACTAACGCCTTTAGAATTTATATGAAGAACGTGGGAACCCTActacaaattttcatttttctcttcttcaaaCATACCATTATCAATCCAAATTAGTTGTTACATATTTTACTTGACGACtcagaataatcgcgaaatgacTATCATAACGCTAAGATTCATATTCAAATGCCGTTCTCTGCTCAAACGCCGGACTTTGACTTAAGCTTTATGaatctaaatcaaaatttaGTAGCGCCTTGTAATAAAAATACTCCACAATTGTGAGACTTTTAAAATTGTTCTTTGTCGACACAGGAATGACTTTTGTCGTGATATCTCTACTCATTTACTTGGTGTTGAGGTCAGAATTTGCGACTTCTTGTACAGCAACTTACTCCGTGCAGGCACAAGTTCTACGAAACCACACCATCAAGACAGAGACCGCAGACAAAATAGAAGATTGTATCTGGCGTTGCATGGCATATCCCGGATGTACGAGTAGCAACTTTTATCGTATGAACAAACGCTGTGAACTGAGTGACAAGACGCATGCGTCTCATCCAGAAAACATGAGAAGCAATCCAAATGCCACATATATGGTGAACACTTTCCGACCTATACCTTGCAAAACTCATCTCGATTGTGGTATGGACTTGATGTGCACACCGTCTCTGATTTGCGAAGGTATGTCATGCCCAAAAATGAAGTAATGTGGACTTTAAGATAGATAGGACGGCAACGTCGATAAAATGTCACCttcaaatataactttgcactatggTACGTCTTTCGTGAATCACGTGGTACAATTTtggcgaattatcctaaaagtaaattgattTCAGATTAATAATAAAGTGTGGAAGGTTCATTTGTTATGCTCAAGTTGTCGTCGAAGCCTCATTTCATGTCGTTGTTATGTAAAGTAccacaaaaatatgaaataaaatgggtgcctcacgtgcagcacaattaaTTTTCTTCGCTTATTTTGAGGCTCGTTCGCCGCCTAATATGTTAAACGACTGACTTGATGGACATCAACCGACAGACCGCGTAATGAGCTGAAGTGGTTAGGTTCGCAAGTGCGCTCGGGGAATTTGATGCTTGTCGGCATCTTAATATTTCTGTGGAGTGTTCAGAATCTGATGTAATCTTCGGGAAGGTTTAGGCTATCGGAGTTGTAATCTTAAGAGAATCGATTCTATGAAGCCTGAGTAAAATAAACTGATTCCAGTGAATATTCGTACACCAACTGAACTGAAACAACCATACGGGAAGCCTGAAAGACAATTGTCATAAAGAAGTTGTCGCTTTATTATTCTTTGTATTTTACCAAGAGGTCTAGAGAACAGGAGAGACATGTTAACTTTTAAATACAAAACAACGATTTTCAATGTTGCGGAGCAACATGTTTCGGCAGAAACTCCAGCCTTCCTCAGTGCAAGTGTTACATGAGAGGCAAATCTGAATATAAATATCTGAGAAATGTTAATGAGTACAAATACAACACAAAAATGTATAAAGCGTGCAAATTACAGAGGTAGGCTTGAATAAACGGGTTGAAGTTGTTGATTAAGGAAAGGGTTTTCTCACAGGATGTGAGTTCGAGTTCCAGCTAGCGATTGCTTTCACGTAATTGATCATGCTGACACACGCGGCTTTCCAGCTCAAGGTTCAACCGTGAAGACCTTAAAATTTGTTATCACTCTAACCACAGAATGCCGCAGTCATCCACTTGGAATGGAAAGTAGGGCCATACCGAACTCAGCGGTGACGGCTTCTTCAACATATGGAAGTAGACATGAGCCCTGGCAAGCCAGGCTCAACAATGCGGCAAAAAGTCAAAGTACTGGCTCTTGGACAGCAGGAACAAGTGCCGTTGGACAGTGGTTGCAAATTGACCTTGGCAAGGAGACAGTATTGACGAAAATAGCCACACAGGGGAGGCCTAGTCATGCTCAGTGGGTATCTTCTTACAAAATTAAGTTGAGCTTGAACGGAACAAACTGGAATGCGTATCGAAGCGATGGTTCTGAAAAGGTAAATGTCGTTTGAAAAAGACTGTCCTCAAGATCAttagtagagaaataaataacTTATTCAGGAAAACATTGCTAGAggaaataaagtttaaaatacAGTACTGAGATAAAAAAAGGGACCACTACGATGGCGGTTTCGCTGTTTTTAGGTCGTAAAAGGGTCAAACGAAAAACTAAGATCTGCACATGAGTAGCTCACACTTACAACATTCCTAACAACTCGCACTTATATCTATGTAGTAAAGGAGCGGAAAGGGGATGGTGGGGGAAACTGGTAAGGATATAACCATATCACCTTTGGCAGAACAGTGATTCCCACTTTGGTATTTGCCGGCTTGGCCAAATTTCTTAGCCGTATGCTTTTCGCATTGCCAGTGCATGGGTGGCAATTTCTTAACCGGCGCATGTCAAAAAGATGTCCAAagcgttttcaaatttcaatccaTTGTTTACGCGTTAACTATTTAACTGTGGATGACAAAAAATACTCTCACTTTGTTTAGAAGGTTAAGTGATCACAAGACGTTTAT from Montipora capricornis isolate CH-2021 chromosome 12, ASM3666992v2, whole genome shotgun sequence encodes the following:
- the LOC138027675 gene encoding lactadherin-like, whose translation is MESRAIPNSAVTASSTYGSRHEPWQARLNNAAKSQSTGSWTAGTSAVGQWLQIDLGKETVLTKIATQGRPSHAQWVSSYKIKLSLNGTNWNAYRSDGSEKVFKGNSDTRRIVSHKLVPRITSRYVRFYVMSWHISISMRVELYGCVINGP